The nucleotide window ATTCAGTTGGAGTTACACCTAACAACCAACATGTCCCGCCATAATACAATGCAGCCCCATCACACTTCACGAGATCCATTATACTAGGAGATTGGGTCACAATACCTGATGGGGCATCCCGGAGGAGCATGTCACAAAGCAAGGTTTGTGTTCTGAGAACCTTTTTTTCAGCCAACTGTGCTGCCAATTGAAGCTCCATGTACAGCTGCAGCCCAAATGCCTGCATAAGAAACTCACAAGCATAGCGAAGAGGGAAAGGGACATAACGGGGTGAAGTGTGGTGGCACACTACCAACCCCCAAAGCTTCGTCGAATCATTACCATTGATAATAACTGCCATCACCAATGAGGCAATGGATCCCATGTTGGCCATGTACTGTCTGTGGCAGCCATGTGGTGACCGGAGGGTTGAATTGACCAAGCACAGAGGCTGCTTTAGTTCTTCACTTTGAATGATTTTAACTGGATTTGCATTGCAATCACAAATCATGCGTACACGATTCTGCTTGAACAAGAAACGGGCAGCTTGAGGGATATCCGTGGCAGGATAATGTAAACCCAAATAGGATTCTAAATCCGCCCTTCTGATTTCAGACACAACTTCACCATGATCATCCTCATGGAACTTGTAAACCATAACTCTGTCATATCCAGTAAGCTTCTGAACATCTTCCACAACTGTATCACATAACACACCAATATCTCCTCCAGGGAGAGACTGAAGCCTAGAAATTGCCCGAACCGCAAGTTTCTGTGACTGCACAGCGCCTGCAAGCGACAATGCAGGATCACCAGACCTAGCAGGCTCCAAATCAATCACAATTCCCACATCAATTCTATGCAATATAGCATAAAATGGCTTCTGGGTACTCCTAGAATAAACCCAAATTGGGTTTAACAATGATATCTCCCTGGACGCAGCAGCTTTGGCCAGTGAAGCCCCGGAAGAAGGTGTAAACAAGGTTCTAGAATCAATTCCAATTAGACCCTTTAATTGTTTTGACTCAAAGAGACTATCCAAACCCAACAACTCAAAGCAATTCTCACTATAACCGATAATTCTAAAAGTGGGTTCTTCAATTGCAAGCATACAACCAAAGGATTGAACAAGAGCACCCCTTTGGATTCTCGAGAAATAGACACTTATTTGCTCTTCAGGTACAGATTCTGGAGGATAAAGCACTGATCTTGAATAGTTAAAGGACTTACCAGACGCAGTAGACTGCTCATATTCAGCTAAAATGCCAGCATCTGCATTGTACTGAGCAATTGACTTGTCTCTTTTGGCGGTGCCGCTAGTGGtagtgttgtttttgttgggcCTCATGTTGCTGGTAGCTGAGGATGAGAATGTGGCGgtgcctctctctctgctttcgAGCTCCATATAGAGGGCTTTGGGTTTGGGTTGTGGGTTTTTCTCAGAAACTCATGTGGGTATTGGAAAAGCTGGAGCTTTATCATTTCTGTACTTGCTACTTCTGTTGGTTGGTGCTTCTTCTTGTAGCTTACACTTACACACGTCTCTTTCATCGCTTTCGCAGTCTTGGGTTTATTTCCTGCTAGTAAGCGTGTTTAATTATCGCTTCCTAATCATGTGTGTTTTGGCTGATGCGTCCCCTTCTGTCCTCGGCGCACCTTGTCCCTTCtattctctgtctctctccccATTTTCTGTTCCTGCATTTTCCTCCATGCAAATTGCTCAACGCGTCACCACAAAATCAAAGCTttagaatatttaaaaaaaaaccgattttttttttaaatggaaaaatcggaaagaagagagagagaggttgaagtatagaagaaaagaagagaccTTTACACGTGTCGTCATCTTTTTACAAAGCccaatagaagaaaaatatgaacaatgagagagagatcttTGATTCTTGGGaatagtataaatataaagcaaaaaaaagGCTCACTCTAGTATTTAGTATTCaccacaaatatatatttgatttattgtctttttttgggtcgaaatATTTGATGTTTTTGTCTATGGACCGCTTCTGCCAATACCTCCAAACACGTCATTTCAAGCTACTTTTTAACgcttataattattattaagaaGACTGTGAGGCAAGCAGTCAGCTCAGTTGCAAGGCATAAGCCTTCTTACCAGCTTCTTAGAAAGTACTAATCTTGAGGTCTACACGGTTTGCCTTGTTTTTTGGCAAGTGTTTTgggaacaacataatcaaACCTTGGATCCAATGGACCTAAGACATGATTTGAACAGCGAAATCAACATGCTACCAACATGATATGTTTTACAGCAGGTTAAAGCGATCACTTACAAGCATGACGATGCATTAATAGTTCACAATTACCATGTTCGAACGATTAAAACTAGCATAACTCTCGATGTGATATATTACTCACTCACGATCGGTGTCCTATCATTTTGTATATGAATTGTTGAACTTTCTGTGTGGAATTAATGGAACCCATGGCACATGCCCTCCTCGTTATGCTTTGGCAAGGTTTTTTTGGATAATGTTTTGACAAGTTTTCATTTAACAACACGTTCGAAAGTCCACCAGAGCCAAGGGCTTTTAATAAACAAGGCTAAGTAATTCGGTCTCCGGAATGTTCCAATATAGGAACGATTATGGGCTCCCACATAAGAGGAGCTTACACCCATGCTTGTTCTTTGGTCACCCAAACGCTAAATATTTTGTCTTAATCTTCTACTTTCGTTcataaaattcaagaaatagAAGGAAACTTGAAGCTTCCCACCCTCTCCcgccaaaataataaatgacATTATTCTATTAAAATTTTTCATTATTGACTAAtatgagatttgaatttagaacctattttaattttagattAAGAAGTTGTTTATACTATATATGACTGGCCAATTTTCTGCGACACACTGAATATGGAACCTACAAAGGAACCCGTAGAGTCCAATAAAAACATTGAAGCCCATAAAACAACCATCGACATGAGTGAGCCTAGGGGTCATTATTCGGCCCGTCCATGGCCCGTCCTTGATGTGAGTAAGCCAGCTCAttgctttgttgttttttgttagaaaattgATGAGATTTAGGTGATataggtatatatattatagttTCTTTAATTGAATGCATGAGTACATAATTATGAAATGATACCGACGATCATGTATGGTTATTGTAGTACATAACATGCGTTTTTGATGTCATTACGATATTTGACTTATAAAATACACTTATGAAAGAGagattaatataaatttttataaaaaaaattaatagatttttgtaaaaaaaagggttaaatatcttaattttatgttcttttatatttatgaAATATGATATAAATAAGACATTATgctagagaaaaaaaaaaggacaataGTATATGTTTCTTTTGCCTGCTTTGACGAAGAGGTACACGCGCTAAGAAAGAGGGTGGCCAGGAGTCTTGCCTAACACAACTCCCCGTGTTTCGACGAAAGTGCACGTGTCAACGCGTCATGGTGAGCTGGTTCTACTGATTACGTGGCAGAGTTCTATTTGCTGAAATCACTTAGCGAAGATCCCATCAGAGCCGTCGGTATGATCCAAGAGAAGCCGACATATTACCTCTGTCTGACCgttaagagagagaagaacagAGTCTTAGAGAGAGAGTGCAAGAgcgagcgagagagagagagagagagagagagagaggtattttctcttaaattttcacctttttttatttatactgttaatttttatcaatttagCTTAGCTAATTACAGCTTCATGGTCCTGTTGCTCGAAATTCATTGTTTCTTGGGTTCgttttctttcttgctttctctctctctctctctctttcaagtGTGTGAATTTGGTAATTGAACTGTGTAGTCAATGGAGCTTCTTGTTTAGGGTTTTAAGTTCATGTGTAGGTTTTGATTATTCTGCCTCTGAGAAATGCTTATGCGATTTGTGCGTAGTTCTTTGGTCAATGGGGTTTAAGAACCTTGGTGATATTTTGGTATGAGTCACTTGGTTGGTTGACTTTATCTTTAACGTTTACTTGGAAATTTTGGAGCTTTGGAATaggggttttgaattttgtgcCTTGTTAAGAAACGattatgttgttttaaggCTTTTCAATCATTTAAGGTTTTGGAAATGTTTCTTAAAGAATAGTTTATGCACTTCTACTATGTTTTTTATTAGGATTTTTCAATCTTTATTCTTAATTAGATGCTGACGAGATAATATAGTAAAATTTTAAGGTCAAAGGCCCTATTTTTCAGTATTTGATTCCAATATATCAAGTTTGGATACCCTAGTCATATCCTGTTTCACAAACTCATAAACGTGTTAAACACAATAATTTTGACTTCGTGATGGTGATTGAAGCAGTGGGGTGCTAAGGATGCAGTGGCGGTGTTGTGGTGGCTGGAGCATGGCATGAGATCTTTCTGGTTAGTAAGGGAATTTAAACAACCTTGTTTGCCCGGTTAGCTACGTGTTTTAGTGCTGAactttactctctctctctctctctctttttgtatCTCCCTAAAACAGATACATTAGAAACAGCTTGATACAGTTTTGAGAAGACTTTAAAAGACGTGGAGTTTAGATTGCTAATCGTCATTATTATGAATCTTTGATTAGATACCCAGACAGACATACGGAGATCTCACTACCAAACTGTATGTTGCTTAATATCTCTACTGCGTGGTTCCCATTGTTTCTATCAGTTTCTTTAGATTGGTATCAATTACTTTCTTCTTATCTTAATTGTTTCTCTGAGACAGACTCAAGATTGTGGTTCGCATCACAAGTACAGATCAAATGCCATCTTTCAAAATGAAGGCTCAATCAAGCACGGGATGTTTACGAGAAAAAAACGGTCTTCGTGTATGTCAAAAGTCAAGTGTGATTACCAAGAAAGCATGTTCTCATGTTAGGAAATCTGAACATACAGCGGATCTTGACACTTGTACAAATTGTCAGGAAGGTAAGAAaccaaacataaaaagaagTTGCTGTTCGATCTATCATATAGTGTTATAGTAAATACTGTATAATTTATCTTTGTATTGAAGTGATCAAagtttgtattaatttttccATGCATTTTGAGCTCTCTGGCTTTCTAATTTTGTAATGGAGGCTTTTAATTTTTCGtaaattgtttaatttaaatgcTTCTTATGAATCTACATTGAGCGTGCAATGCAAGTTTCAACGAAGGACATTGATTCGGTCCATGCACAATTATCTGCTTCCAAAGTTTTTTTGCAATTGTTAATGTTAGAGCTTCTTATATTCTCATAGTTTCTTCGAGCATGGACGTTTCTATTAAGGAAATTGGACGTGATGAAGCAATTGACCATCAGGAATTGCTGGATGAACAAGATTGTAAGCAATCATGCAATTCTGAAACCAAAAGGATGGTAAGTGTTTAATTTCCAAGGCTGCGGACACCAATTTATTGCCTTAATAGTGCATTGCCCTTTGGTTTTGAAAATGATTCTTGCTCAAAGTTTTCTTGAATTGCACTGTGTGGCAATTAAGATTTCTTATAAGGTTGTATAATTTTCAGGAGTCATCTCACACCTGCCCATCAAATTTAGAGACAATTTTCTCTCCTGCTTTGGAGTCTAGTGAATCCCATGGCGAACCAAATAGTGAACCAACTGCTGACATTGATGCGGGTATGCCTCAACTTGGTTAATTAAACACATAGAGATCAATCTGatataattaaaaaggaagaaataacATAGGTATGTGCCAGCCCTGAACTGTGTGTAAATGCTATTCTAAAACACTATTTAGTATGTGTAGGttatttcaacaaaatttaacCACTTTCCAGTGGTAATTTGTAACatgtttttatataataaaaaaaatcaaatctacCTACTGTGTCATGTAATGTAATGTTACCAATAAGAGCTAATATCTAGTATGCTAATCTGATCCTGACTTTTCAGGGTTAGGAGCTGGTGACAGTGATGATAACAGAAGTTCATGTGATAATCAAACTTGCGATGTCTCAGATTTCTACATTTCTGACATGATCATTTCGAGCTTACCCTTCAACGAGAATGCATTTGATGTTGATATTGGTGAAACGAATTGCTTTCCTGACTACAAATGTGCTGAACCAAATATGTTCTTTGATGCGTCTGAGCAATACATGGTATTGCCTTTCCTAGAGGACACTTTCAGAAGCagtaatattaatattgatgTTGACAAATCATGTGAAGAAGCCATCGTAGATACAGATTGTGCTGGAATGTATTCGGAAATGGGTCAAATGAGCCCCTGCAACCAGGAAACTGTTGTTAGTTCTTCTGACTCAGATCAGGCGGAGTCCTTTGATCCACAgttgtttataaaaaatttacccGAATTATCAGATGTGGTATCAAATTATCAACCCAACATATTGCCTGAGGATGCTCCAAAAAGAAAGTCTGTAACTCTTGTACTTGATTTGGATGGTAAGTAATGTTATATATCTGTGTTCTCATATGATTACGTGTTTATCATCATTTAATGCTATTTCTCACATACTTTTGGGACCATAGGTACTTGTTTACTAGTATTGGAACCTTGTTAATGTTATCTTAAATGACGAATTAGGAATTTATAGTgaatttcatttaattttctcaACAAGTTAATCAAACGTCATTGAGCTGTGCTATTGGTAGAGgacgctgtcctaaagcctACATGAATATGGTATATTAACAAAATGCCTACAAGTCAAATTTGAAATCCATAATgttgaaaatcaaattttttgcaGAAGTCTTTGTTACCTGTTTCCGGTGTCAGTGAAACATTTAGTTTGAAGTGTTGGCAACTCCCATCTCACTTTCTCtcttaacaaaaacaaaaaaatacagtCTTGTGGGTGTTTgcttatttttgaaaaaatttccGTTGATTTTAACTCAGTCTGGCTACTATAACTGTGTATTAAAGACTGAGCcacattttttagttgtttgaCATTCGTCCGGTGAGCCGTCAATGTGTTGAAAGTTGTGGAAGCAATTTGTAGTGCTTAAATAGGACACGTGAATTGATTGCGATAATATCATCAATGCAGGCTATGTATGTGCAGATGCACACCACAGAGATCATATGGCTTCTCTCTAGCCCACAaatcaattatttttcattttataccGTATCACGTAAACAGGTTCATAAGTACAAATATATTTGTCTGTGTGCGCGCGCTCATGCGTGCCCACATTAATACATTGACATGTATAGACATAAATGTGTGTATTGACAGCATTTAGGCTTAGGTTGTGGTACACCAAGCCACTAAGAATGTtggttttccattttttcatTTGTCTATTTGGTTAACTTTTGTTTGAAGGGCCAGTGGTTCTTTGGGGAAAATATTTAATGAGTCAtaaacaatattttcaaaTGTGATATAAATGAATAGGGAACAATTATGGACCACCATACCAATTATGCCCTTGATGTGGTTATGTCAACTAGGGGTCCATAAATCCAATCTTCTGCTTAGATATGTTATTCAGTTTAATCTTactgtgattttttttttttttttttttgccagaGTTTCAGTTGAGAAATATATGTTATTGATACTTAGTAATGCTGCTATTATATATGCAGAAACACTGGTTCATTCTACATTGGAACATCTTGATGATGCAGACTTCACATTTACCGTCTTTTTCAACATGAAAGAGCACACGGTATATGTGAAACAGAGGCCTTACCTCCAAACATTCTTGGAGAAAGTTGCAGAAATGTTTGAAGTTGTTATTTTTACGGCCAGCCAAAGCATATATGCAGAGCAACTTCTTGATATATTGGATCCATATGCAAAGCTTATATCTCGCAGAGTTTATCGTGAATCTTGCATTTTCTCAGATGGCAGTTACACTAAAGATTTGACAGTTTTAGGTGTTGATCTTGCAAAAGTTGCCATAATTGATAATACTCCACAGGTATATCTCCTGGCCATTTGTGTTAACTTCTTGGACCTTTATATCTTAATGTTtaggattttcttttttcaatttccattTGTCCTAATTTTTGCATTGCCAATTTATGGGTTGCCCTATTGCTTGAGAACTCGCACTTTCTTTCAGATCTCTTGATGCTGGCAGTTGTAGTGGCTACTAATAAAAATTGGTTTCACTCCTGGCGAAATTAAAAGCTAaggcaaagagaaaaaaagtggAAAGAAATGAACCTTGTTATTACTCGGTAAACTGACTGTTTTTCTCTTATCCTCTTTTTATCATTTCAGGTTTTCCGATTGCAAGTTAATAATGGAATTCCTATAAAGAGTTGGTTTGATGATCCATCCGATAGTGCTCTGATTTCATTACTTCCCTTCTTAGAGACCCTGGTTAATGCTGATGATGTTCGTCCAATAATTGCCAAGAGATTCGGTAACAAGGAATAAGAGTCACTTGTCTTTCTCATTTGCTTGAATATAGAAGCTCCTTGTCCCTCTcatacctttttttaaaatagaaaatattggCCTCTAATCTTGATGCTCccgttcttttcttttgagctCATGAGATAATTAGCTATACAATAAACTCTTTCTTATTGTCAGTCAGCTCTTGGTTCTTGTTCCcttgttttcttcctttcaGCTTACAACACTGTGGAATGGGTTGTCTAATTTTTGTTCAAAGGTAATTGTAGAGAAAGTATGATTTATCCTTATTGTACAGTTTAAGTTGCTTTTATATCAGGGTGTACACATGAGAAATTAGCTATAAAATATTGGCCTTTAATCAAGATGCTCCTCCATCTCTTCATTTGAGCTCATTAGGTAATTAATTATGCAATtcaatcttcttttttttctattgTCTACCAGCTCTTCGTTCTTGTTTCCTTATTTCCTTCCTTTCAGCTGACAACACTTGAGGACAGTTTGTCTAGTTTTTTGTTCGGAGGTAACTGTATTGAATGTCAATTTAtccttttttgcaatttcaagTTGCTTTCTATATTAGGGTGTGCGCATgaaaaactaataaattcTGAAATACAATTCTTGAAAGCGTTGCCTTTTACTGAGTTTGCTCATTACAGCCACATGTTTTGATACATTgccttttattaaaaaatattcacAATACAATAGGGACCCAATCTAGTCAATATTGTCATAggcttttatgatttattaaaaGATTATGTTTCATAGGAAGAATAATTAATAGCTTATGCCAAAAATTGGAACTGGAAGCCTGTGTAGTAAGATTTACTTTTTCCTTGAGGGATTTATGCCAAAAAGTACATAGTGGGTATACAAAGAGGAGTCTGGCATATTGAGTGTGCTAGATAGTAAATAAAGTCAGGTGGAAAGATGAATTAAGTTGAATGTACAATTATGAATGCCTTTCTAACCAACTTTTTGACATCTTCATAGATGTCTACCAGTAAGGAAATCTTCAAACAGCTGAATCCTAAGtattttcaaaaattcaaatgatAGTTATGGAAGTAATAATACTGTAACAGCTCAAAGTTTAGCTTGTGATAGTGCATATCTTTAGTAAATAAATGATTACCattcatataaaattattgttgaaaacaaattaatgtaAATGCTATAATAAGTAAATGGCATTGAATACTTTCTGAACTTAAAAGGAAGTCTTACCTTTATGGAATGATATGTCAAATTGTGCTAAATGAAGTTCAGAACTTTTCTGTAGTAATATGAAGGTGTGGCCCTTCTGGATAAGATATAAGAAACAGGGAGGAACAGAAAGAGGATAAACAACTTGCGCATCCTATGTCCACATGGCATCATTTTGCCACAGAATTTCTTCATCCACTCTGACTGACTTCGGGCTTATTTATGTTCTAGGGATTAGTTTTTagtctcattttcttttctaaagaGTTTAAACAACTGGAGCACCATTTCTTGATTAAATCAAAATAGCTTTAGAAGGAAATGTGAGGGGAAGTAAAGTCTGTATTTGATTACATTATATTCCGAATAGTAAACATAGTTTGTATGTTTGAGTGAATTATATCTTATGAAGCAAGATTGCTCTTATAAATACTGCTTCAGTAAACAAAACATGCACATGGTGACATAGGTGGTGAATGAGTTAAGGTTGAGAATGCCATGTTTTACCCTAGGAGGGTGGTATGGGTATGAGATGTACCATATGAAGTGATTTAGTTCATATGGCCTCTAAAAGTGGGTTTTCTCATGAGGATGCTTAATTTATTGGATTAGCAGATGCTTCCAAAGATATTGCGTAAAAAGTTTAGATGGTGGTTTCTATGCTTACACTGCACTGATGGATCAAGATATGTATGAAATGTGAATAACAGATGTTGTTGGAGGATTGTGCAGATTGTGGAGACAAAAAGGGTTTGAATAACAGATATTAATGGGAGAAAGGAAGATTAGCTGGGTTGTTAAATTAGCTGACTAACACTGCTTTTCATGATCTTCTGCCAGTTTAGTCTTTTTGTACTTTTACAAATTTGCATGCCTTGTCTGCAGGTCATGCGGAGAACACTAACACATTTTCTGCTAATGTGAAAATAGTAAGTATGTTGAGTTTTGTTGCTACTTCTTTCTTGAGAAGTCCGTTGAGACATGTATTTATAAAAAGCATACAAGTTTCCTGACTGTATCTTCTCACTCTTGGATTTGTGGAGTGACGTTTGAGATGAGGTGGTTGTGTAAATCGTTTTCAGATAATCGAGTATTTTTTActtcattttgtttaattttctgttctttGGTACCCTGGTCATTTGCTTGTTTCATCCTTGCCAGTGGCTATGGCTATGGCTAATCTGaaatacataaaaattaaagtcTAGCTGGTTGGTGTTATTTTCTGTTGCCATTTTATTGGAGGTTGTGACAATGATTCGATAAACCTCAAGAGATTTCCATTCTCTGGTATCCAATATTTTAAAGTTTGCTTTTGCAAACAACCCTGCGGAGGAGAAAACTTGTCTTAGAGGTTTGTCTTCTGCTTAACCAAATTGACAATTTCCCATTTCCCATACCAGGAGTGACTAAGATCTTATATTTACCCCTTTCACTGAGAGTATGGGGTGATAATGCCCCACTTTTTCTGACCCATTATTGTCGAGGTTGAACCATCTGCAGGTATATCGATAAGCCATGGTTCTTTCTCATGCTCCCATGGGCATGAATAAGAAATGGTTTCCATTGCTGGTATGAAAATTCCGGACTGTTCACTACGCCATTCAACTGGTtacaaattaattactttttatttttatttttttagcagACAAATTAATATACTTAGAAATGGACAAATTCACGTTCAATTAAAGCTACTAGTCCATCATTTCAAACCATCGCTGAAAGTACAACTAGTTGTATCATTTGCAACTGGATGTCTTTGCAACACAAAAAATGGTCGCTCAACATACAAGGGCCAGTCCCTTTTGGCTGAATTGAGCTACTGTCATATAAAAAGGAGGTAACATAATGAACAACGGTTAACTTTGTACTAGAATtacatgaaaatataattcaacGTCCCTTTCAAGGAGGGTCTCCATGTCGTAAATCACAGCATGCTCGTGTTGCCTGCCGGGGCATCTGCCTTCATTTCTGTCTGCGTATGAGGAGATGCGGAAGATACAACTGTTCCATGGCTATCAGAATTATTTGGTGGCACAGGTGCTTGATCCTACACAACCCAAAAACAAGAGAATAACATTTATGCTAGATACAACTGTGCAGACATTCAAAGGGAAGTAGAAAAGGGGATACG belongs to Prunus persica cultivar Lovell chromosome G4, Prunus_persica_NCBIv2, whole genome shotgun sequence and includes:
- the LOC18781286 gene encoding CTD small phosphatase-like protein 2-A, whose product is MPSFKMKAQSSTGCLREKNGLRVCQKSSVITKKACSHVRKSEHTADLDTCTNCQEVSSSMDVSIKEIGRDEAIDHQELLDEQDCKQSCNSETKRMESSHTCPSNLETIFSPALESSESHGEPNSEPTADIDAGLGAGDSDDNRSSCDNQTCDVSDFYISDMIISSLPFNENAFDVDIGETNCFPDYKCAEPNMFFDASEQYMVLPFLEDTFRSSNINIDVDKSCEEAIVDTDCAGMYSEMGQMSPCNQETVVSSSDSDQAESFDPQLFIKNLPELSDVVSNYQPNILPEDAPKRKSVTLVLDLDETLVHSTLEHLDDADFTFTVFFNMKEHTVYVKQRPYLQTFLEKVAEMFEVVIFTASQSIYAEQLLDILDPYAKLISRRVYRESCIFSDGSYTKDLTVLGVDLAKVAIIDNTPQVFRLQVNNGIPIKSWFDDPSDSALISLLPFLETLVNADDVRPIIAKRFGNKE